One Euphorbia lathyris chromosome 1, ddEupLath1.1, whole genome shotgun sequence DNA segment encodes these proteins:
- the LOC136224006 gene encoding cyclic nucleotide-gated ion channel 1-like isoform X2, with protein MILSSIVDFFFIIRVIFQFRTGFSAFSTGSLDSRMLIEDSWKIARRYLLSYFLIDVIATIPLPQVAILLIIPKMGGSRILNTINLLKYIILFQLFPKMFRFYKLYKETLKSSNNHSRIAQFTLFLYICAGHVSGAFWYLFSIERERDCWQGACGNHVGCNSETLYCNGYFGNEADTNSTNKLMFMDIACPADLQGRSPFDFGVFIDAHNSGILESSSLWQKLFYCSWWALQNLSTLGQNLKTSTHILEICFAVCIFIGGVVLFSFVIGIIQATMLSSTMRAEKMKMKWQDVEHWMDTYSFPPALRKRVKRHEQYKWKQIKGLDVDNLLQNFRKLLRSDIKRHLCWNLLLRVPMFEKMDEQLLDAICDRLKPALYTEESYIVREGDPVDEMLFIMRGKLQTITTNGGRSGFFNSFCLKAGDFFGEELLIWALDPHCSNFPISTRTVQTLTEVEAFALMADDLKFVASQFRRLHSRQLRHTFRFYSQQWRTWAARFIQASWRRYSKKKREESLRQEDDRLQNALAKTSGNSPSLGATIYASRFAANALRALRRTGTHNARLLDRVPSMLLQKPAEPDFAFEE; from the exons atgattttaagttcaattgTGGATTTCTTTTTTATAATCCGTGTTATTTTTCAATTTCGCACTGGTTTCTCTGCCTTTTCTACTGGATCACTTGACTCCAGAATGCTAATTGAAGATTCCTGGAAAATAGCAAGGAGATATTTATTATCGTACTTCCTCATTGATGTTATTGCAACAATTCCACTTCCACAG GTGGCAATTTTACTCATCATTCCGAAAATGGGAGGATCAAGAATATTGAATACAATAAATCTATTGAAATATATTATCCTATTCCAGCTTTTTCCCAAGATGTTTCGTTTCTATAAACTATACAAAGAAACATTGAAAAGCTCCAATAACCACTCAAGAATTGCACAATTCACTCTATTCCTTTATATTTGCGCTGGACAT GTTAGTGGAGCATTTTGGTACTTGTTTTCTATAGAACGAGAAAGGGATTGTTGGCAAGGAGCGTGTGGGAATCATGTTGGTTGCAACAGCGAAACATTGTACTGCAATGGATATTTTGGAAATGAAGCAGACACGAATAGCACGAATAAGCTTATGTTTATGGATATCGCGTGCCCTGCTGACTTACAAGGCAGATCACCCTTTGATTTTGGTGTGTTCATTGATGCCCATAACTCTGGCATACTGGAATCATCAAGTTTGTGGCAGAAGTTGTTCTATTGTTCTTGGTGGGCTCTGCAAAATTTGAG CACTTTAGGTCAGAACCTCAAAACAAGTACACATATCTTGGAGATCTGCTTCgctgtttgcattttcattgGTGGTGTGGTGCTGTTTTCATTCGTCATTGGTATTATTCAG GCAACCATGTTGTCCTCAACAATGAGAGcagagaagatgaagatgaaatgGCAAGATGTAGAACACTGGATGGACACATATTCTTTTCCCCCTGCCCTGCGGAAGCGTGTTAAACGCCATGAACAGTATAAGTGGAAACAAATTAAAGGTCTTGACGTAGATAATTTGTTACAGAATTTTCGCAAgctcctaagaagtgacataaAGCGCCATCTGTGCTGGAATCTGCTCTTGAGG GTGCCAATGTTTGAAAAAATGGATGAACAACTGCTAGATGCAATATGTGATCGTCTCAAGCCAGCACTCTATACAGAAGAAAGTTACATTGTCCGGGAAGGAGACCCCGTTGATGAGATGTTGTTCATCATGCGAGGCAAGCTACAAACAATCACTACCAATGGTGGAAGAAGTGGATTCTTCAACTCTTTTTGCCTTAAAGCCGGTGACTTCTTTGGAGAGGAACTTCTGATATGGGCTCTAGATCCCCATTGCTCGAATTTTCCTATTTCGACTAGGACTGTCCAAACCTTAACTGAAGTTGAAGCTTTTGCTCTAATGGCCGACGATTTGAAATTTGTTGCTTCTCAATTCCGTCGGCTTCATAGTAGGCAACTCCGCCATACATTTAGGTTTTACTCGCAGCAATGGAGAACATGGGCAGCGCGCTTTATACAAGCTTCATGGCGTCGGTATAGCAAAAAGAAGCGAGAAGAATCTCTCAGACAAGAGGATGATAGGCTGCAAAATGCATTAGCCAAAACAAGCGGGAACTCGCCTAGTTTAGGTGCCACGATATATGCTTCGCGATTCGCTGCTAATGCACTTCGGGCTCTACGACGTACTGGTACTCACAATGCAAGATTGCTGGATAGAGTTCCATCTATGCTTCTTCAGAAGCCTGCAGAACCTGATTTTGCATTTGAAGAGTGA
- the LOC136224006 gene encoding cyclic nucleotide-gated ion channel 1-like isoform X1 → MGFWEVVVFRKRVFHPEEPFLRGWNKIFIVLSAFALSLNLLYFYALGIDNSRKCLRLDVNLEKVVMILSSIVDFFFIIRVIFQFRTGFSAFSTGSLDSRMLIEDSWKIARRYLLSYFLIDVIATIPLPQVAILLIIPKMGGSRILNTINLLKYIILFQLFPKMFRFYKLYKETLKSSNNHSRIAQFTLFLYICAGHVSGAFWYLFSIERERDCWQGACGNHVGCNSETLYCNGYFGNEADTNSTNKLMFMDIACPADLQGRSPFDFGVFIDAHNSGILESSSLWQKLFYCSWWALQNLSTLGQNLKTSTHILEICFAVCIFIGGVVLFSFVIGIIQATMLSSTMRAEKMKMKWQDVEHWMDTYSFPPALRKRVKRHEQYKWKQIKGLDVDNLLQNFRKLLRSDIKRHLCWNLLLRVPMFEKMDEQLLDAICDRLKPALYTEESYIVREGDPVDEMLFIMRGKLQTITTNGGRSGFFNSFCLKAGDFFGEELLIWALDPHCSNFPISTRTVQTLTEVEAFALMADDLKFVASQFRRLHSRQLRHTFRFYSQQWRTWAARFIQASWRRYSKKKREESLRQEDDRLQNALAKTSGNSPSLGATIYASRFAANALRALRRTGTHNARLLDRVPSMLLQKPAEPDFAFEE, encoded by the exons ATGGGCTTCTGGGAAGTTGTAGTTTTTAG GAAAAGAGTTTTTCATCCAGAGGAACCATTTCTACGAGGGTGGAACAAGATATTCATAGTCTTGAGTGCCTTTGCTCTATCACTtaatcttttatatttttatgccCTTGGGATTGACAATAGTAGAAAATGCCTTCGTTTGGATGTAAACTTGGAAAAAGTGgttatgattttaagttcaattgTGGATTTCTTTTTTATAATCCGTGTTATTTTTCAATTTCGCACTGGTTTCTCTGCCTTTTCTACTGGATCACTTGACTCCAGAATGCTAATTGAAGATTCCTGGAAAATAGCAAGGAGATATTTATTATCGTACTTCCTCATTGATGTTATTGCAACAATTCCACTTCCACAG GTGGCAATTTTACTCATCATTCCGAAAATGGGAGGATCAAGAATATTGAATACAATAAATCTATTGAAATATATTATCCTATTCCAGCTTTTTCCCAAGATGTTTCGTTTCTATAAACTATACAAAGAAACATTGAAAAGCTCCAATAACCACTCAAGAATTGCACAATTCACTCTATTCCTTTATATTTGCGCTGGACAT GTTAGTGGAGCATTTTGGTACTTGTTTTCTATAGAACGAGAAAGGGATTGTTGGCAAGGAGCGTGTGGGAATCATGTTGGTTGCAACAGCGAAACATTGTACTGCAATGGATATTTTGGAAATGAAGCAGACACGAATAGCACGAATAAGCTTATGTTTATGGATATCGCGTGCCCTGCTGACTTACAAGGCAGATCACCCTTTGATTTTGGTGTGTTCATTGATGCCCATAACTCTGGCATACTGGAATCATCAAGTTTGTGGCAGAAGTTGTTCTATTGTTCTTGGTGGGCTCTGCAAAATTTGAG CACTTTAGGTCAGAACCTCAAAACAAGTACACATATCTTGGAGATCTGCTTCgctgtttgcattttcattgGTGGTGTGGTGCTGTTTTCATTCGTCATTGGTATTATTCAG GCAACCATGTTGTCCTCAACAATGAGAGcagagaagatgaagatgaaatgGCAAGATGTAGAACACTGGATGGACACATATTCTTTTCCCCCTGCCCTGCGGAAGCGTGTTAAACGCCATGAACAGTATAAGTGGAAACAAATTAAAGGTCTTGACGTAGATAATTTGTTACAGAATTTTCGCAAgctcctaagaagtgacataaAGCGCCATCTGTGCTGGAATCTGCTCTTGAGG GTGCCAATGTTTGAAAAAATGGATGAACAACTGCTAGATGCAATATGTGATCGTCTCAAGCCAGCACTCTATACAGAAGAAAGTTACATTGTCCGGGAAGGAGACCCCGTTGATGAGATGTTGTTCATCATGCGAGGCAAGCTACAAACAATCACTACCAATGGTGGAAGAAGTGGATTCTTCAACTCTTTTTGCCTTAAAGCCGGTGACTTCTTTGGAGAGGAACTTCTGATATGGGCTCTAGATCCCCATTGCTCGAATTTTCCTATTTCGACTAGGACTGTCCAAACCTTAACTGAAGTTGAAGCTTTTGCTCTAATGGCCGACGATTTGAAATTTGTTGCTTCTCAATTCCGTCGGCTTCATAGTAGGCAACTCCGCCATACATTTAGGTTTTACTCGCAGCAATGGAGAACATGGGCAGCGCGCTTTATACAAGCTTCATGGCGTCGGTATAGCAAAAAGAAGCGAGAAGAATCTCTCAGACAAGAGGATGATAGGCTGCAAAATGCATTAGCCAAAACAAGCGGGAACTCGCCTAGTTTAGGTGCCACGATATATGCTTCGCGATTCGCTGCTAATGCACTTCGGGCTCTACGACGTACTGGTACTCACAATGCAAGATTGCTGGATAGAGTTCCATCTATGCTTCTTCAGAAGCCTGCAGAACCTGATTTTGCATTTGAAGAGTGA